Genomic window (Vibrio gallicus):
GAATAGTTGGTAAGCAGCGAAGCAAATGCGGTATAAGGCTGGGCTAACTCAATCACGATTGAGTCACTATCGACCGTACGAATTTCAACGATATCCGCTTTATTCAGTGTGCCATGCTTACGCTTTGCATACGCCAATGAATTAACGACCGCTTGCGCATTAAATTCTGAACCATCGTGAAATCTAACACCCTTGCGTAGCACAAATTGCCAATCTAGGCCATCATCGCTTACTTGCCAATCCGTTGCCAACCCAGCAGTGATGTCTCCTTGCGCGTCCACATTGAGCAAGGTCTCAATCACCTGCATACGCGTGAGGATATAGCCTTGCTTAGATGGGTCTAAGCTAGACATCTCCCAAGGGCCACTAATTGATAAAGTATTATTTTTACTCGCTTTTATTTGCTGCGTCGCTTGCTCTGTGTCAGTAAACACCACCACAATTATCGCTAGTACAGCTATTAGCGTAGCCATAAAGAGGCCACGCTTAATCAGCCTCTTTCTTGCGATAGAAGCGTAAGTTATTTCGGTCATGATCAACCCTATTTGAAGTTATTAACGTTATATAAATGAATAGCGAAAGCTATTTTTAAGTTAAAGCAAGACCAAAATAGGTGGAGAGCGTGTTCTAGGAAGGGATTTTGAGTGTGCTACTTGTTGTAACGTATTAAACGCCCAAAAGCTGCGCTCTATAACAACATAAAGATCTAAATCAGAAGCGGTGATCAGCGCATTTTGCATCGTTTCGTAGATTTCACACTGATGTTGCTCATGTACATCTTGGTCCATTTCCATTGCATGGACGAGCACAAGGCTACTCAACCCAATAGGGAGTAAGAGCATCACAAGTAAAAGCAATAAATTAAGGTGAAAACGACGTAAGTAAAGCACAATCAGCACGGTAGAACTCAAGAAATGATATGTTATAACATTTCTTGAGTTATGCAAGGCAAGTTTGTTTGATTGCTGACTCTCAATTTAATTCAAACAGGGGCTGACGACCTGTTACAAACGACTAAACATAGATACAAGGAGTTGCGGCACACAAGCCTTGCTGCATCGTGCCTACAAGGTATTAAAAGGTTAGCGTCTCACCATCTTCAGGGATAAGAACCTTCTCTGATAGAGCATTTTTTTCAATAGATTGTTTTAGTATTGGGCGAGTCACCGCGCAGTGATTGAGCGCTTCCATATGATTTGCAATAACCTTGTTTGGCGACAGGGCAATAAACTCCATCACCTCATCTGTAGACATTAATAATGGCTGTCCCACATCCATACGTGCACGACCTGCAGCCACCACCGTAATATCTGGTTTAAACTCATTCAAGGCACGCTTTACATCATCGGTTAACACGGTATCACCACTAATGAAAATAGATGGCTCGTTTGGTAGTTCTAGGAAAAAGCCAACGCCATTTGCCATAACCTTATGGATCCAGCCATGACCGTGCTGGGCGGGAACTGCAGTAAGCTTGCCCCCTAAAAAGTCGATGGATTGCCAGTCTTCTATCCCCCAATTTACGGTTAAACCGTATTTCTCCAGATAAGCCTTGTCTTTCGCTGGCGTGGCAACAGGTATATTACGCTTAGTTAAAAATGCCTCACCCGCAGCATCAAGGTGGTCACCGTGTTGGAGCGCCTTAATACCAAAGGTTTGGCTGTGAGTAATTAAGGTGTGAGTAACCTTGTTGAGTAATTCATCAGCACTACTTGGCATATCAACCGTAGGATTTTTTGCAGCTTTAGCTTTAATTACCGAAAATGGCGGCATAGAGCCTTTCTTCCCCAGCATAGGGTCTATAAGGATAAATTTGTCATTAGATTCAATGATAAAGGTCGCGCTACGCAGATGATGGATTTTCATAATCACTCTCTAGATTCATAACAAGTTATAATTCGGATAGGGTTTAGTATGCATTGTTCACTATTAATGCAATACTGTCTCGAAAGTCACCATTCGCTCAAATCAAGACAAAATGCCTAAATCAGACGATATTATTAAGATTACTTTAGTTGCTTTTGAAGGGATCAGTGCTTTTCATCTATCTGTACCCTGCATGGTATTTCAAGATATCTTTGTGGGTCAGCCTCCTCGGTTTGATCTGGAAATATGTACTGAAAGCGGCTCACAGTTTGAAACTGGCTCTGGCTTTAGTGTTGTGATTGATCAAGATCTAAGCGCCATCGAAGACGCAGATATTGTTATTATCCCAAGCTGGCCAAGTGAATTACCACAGCCGAGCACACAACTGCTTACGGCACTACAAAAACACCATACCAACGGCAAATTGTTAGTTGGACTGTGCTTGGGCGCTTATGCCCTTGGGTGTACTGGGGTTTTAGATGGTAAGCGAGCAACAACGCACTGGGCATTTACCGAACAATTTCAGCGTCGTTTCCCCAAGGTAGAGTTTGACCCAAACCCTCTTTTTATTGAGCATGAAACTGTTATGACCTCTGCTGGAATCGCCGCCTCACTGGATTGTTGTCTACATATAGTGCGTCGATTTTGCGGCAGTGAGCTTGCCAATGATCTAGCGCGAAAGATGGTTACCGCCCCCTTTCGTAACGGGGGACAGCAGCAGTACATCCCTGCCCCTATCAACACCAAAGCTGTTACCGAGACAAGTCTTAGTCTTGTGATTGAACAAGTAGAGCAAAATCTAAATCAACCACATGCGTTAGATGAGGTAGCCAAGCGCAGTGCAATGAGTAAACGCACCTTCACCCGCCAATTTAAAGCCTCTTATGGCTGTACATTTGGCGAATGGTTGCAAAATCAACGCTTAGTGCTGAGTCAGCGCATATTGGAAACCACTCAGATACCTATTTCTCAAGTCGCTGAGCAGGCAGGCTTTGGCTCTGAAAGCGTGTTTAGAAAACACTTTAAGAGCACTTTTCATGTATCACCGACTCAATGGCGCGCTTCGTTTAGCAGTAGTGTTTAGTTAATCTAAGAATTACATCTGCTGACCTAATTTCAGCGTAGCGGCGACGTTACGTGCTGTTCTAATTAGGTTTCCCTCTGCTTCTTCAAGCACTTGAGGTAATGTTTGTGGTGAGCGTACTGTCCCAAATAAGCTAGACATAGTCTCGTAGAGAGCATCAACATCCTTCCCTAAAGAGCCCGCTATCGCAATGGTTGGGATATTTTGTTTGTGCGCGCGTTGAGCGATGCCGAAAGGTGTTTTGCCTTGCAGGGTTTGGTTATCCATCTGACCTTCTCCGGTTACAACTAGCGAAGCACCTTCAAGCACCTTATCTGCATCTAAGGCGTCCAATACCACTTCGATACCCGCTTTGAGCTGAACATTAAATGCAATACTTAACCCTAACGGAGTGCCACCAGCGGCCCCAAACCCAGCTAAATTTCGATGGTCAACATTGGTATGTACTTGAGCAACATCCGCAAAGTGTCCTAAAGCTGCATCCAATTCAACAACCTCTGCCGGCGAAGCACCTTTTTGCGGACCAAATACAGCACTGGCTCCGTTGTCACCACATAATGGATTACTCACATCGCATGCAACAACCAAGGCCACCTCTTTGCATCTGGAGTGTAGACCCGCTAAATCTATGTTAGCTAACTGGCTTAACGCGGCCCCGCCACCAGATAACTCATTGCCTTGCTTATCTAACAACCTGCCGCCCAGCGCTTGGAAGATACCTGCGCCAGCGTCATTAGTTGCGCTGCCACCTAAACCAATAATGATTTGTTCAACTCCACTATCCAAAGCGTCTTTAATTAGTAATCCTGTGCCAAACGACGATGCTATCAGTGGCGCTCGCTCATCAACACTCAACTGGTCTAAGCCTGAAGCTAGCGCCAATTCAACTAGCGCGGTTTTTACACTTTTGCCTTCCAGTTGTTGTTCAAGCGATGCCCAATAGGCAGTGCATTCACGCCCCAAAGCATCCGTGGTTTTTAGTAATTGCTTGTTTCCGTTGAGCGCAGTTAACAGTACATCT
Coding sequences:
- a CDS encoding MBL fold metallo-hydrolase, with the translated sequence MKIHHLRSATFIIESNDKFILIDPMLGKKGSMPPFSVIKAKAAKNPTVDMPSSADELLNKVTHTLITHSQTFGIKALQHGDHLDAAGEAFLTKRNIPVATPAKDKAYLEKYGLTVNWGIEDWQSIDFLGGKLTAVPAQHGHGWIHKVMANGVGFFLELPNEPSIFISGDTVLTDDVKRALNEFKPDITVVAAGRARMDVGQPLLMSTDEVMEFIALSPNKVIANHMEALNHCAVTRPILKQSIEKNALSEKVLIPEDGETLTF
- a CDS encoding GlxA family transcriptional regulator; amino-acid sequence: MPKSDDIIKITLVAFEGISAFHLSVPCMVFQDIFVGQPPRFDLEICTESGSQFETGSGFSVVIDQDLSAIEDADIVIIPSWPSELPQPSTQLLTALQKHHTNGKLLVGLCLGAYALGCTGVLDGKRATTHWAFTEQFQRRFPKVEFDPNPLFIEHETVMTSAGIAASLDCCLHIVRRFCGSELANDLARKMVTAPFRNGGQQQYIPAPINTKAVTETSLSLVIEQVEQNLNQPHALDEVAKRSAMSKRTFTRQFKASYGCTFGEWLQNQRLVLSQRILETTQIPISQVAEQAGFGSESVFRKHFKSTFHVSPTQWRASFSSSV
- a CDS encoding glycerate kinase, which gives rise to MKIVIAPDSFKESLAAHQVATCIERGFSDVFPCAEFVKMPLADGGEGTVDVLLTALNGNKQLLKTTDALGRECTAYWASLEQQLEGKSVKTALVELALASGLDQLSVDERAPLIASSFGTGLLIKDALDSGVEQIIIGLGGSATNDAGAGIFQALGGRLLDKQGNELSGGGAALSQLANIDLAGLHSRCKEVALVVACDVSNPLCGDNGASAVFGPQKGASPAEVVELDAALGHFADVAQVHTNVDHRNLAGFGAAGGTPLGLSIAFNVQLKAGIEVVLDALDADKVLEGASLVVTGEGQMDNQTLQGKTPFGIAQRAHKQNIPTIAIAGSLGKDVDALYETMSSLFGTVRSPQTLPQVLEEAEGNLIRTARNVAATLKLGQQM